The Achromobacter deleyi genome has a window encoding:
- a CDS encoding HU family DNA-binding protein — protein sequence MATKAKAPAKKVTKPAVKAPAKKATAAKPAVKPAAKKVVAAKKVAAAPKAIKAALNKTQLIAYIVEQSGVEAKSVKAVLTSLETSVLGSVDKKGAGEFTLPGLFKVAVQKVPAKAKRFGKDPFTGEERWFPAKPASVKVKVRPLKKLKDAAQ from the coding sequence ATGGCCACGAAAGCAAAAGCTCCTGCCAAGAAAGTCACCAAGCCCGCCGTCAAGGCGCCCGCAAAGAAGGCAACCGCCGCCAAACCCGCTGTGAAGCCTGCAGCAAAGAAGGTCGTCGCCGCCAAGAAGGTCGCTGCTGCACCCAAGGCCATCAAGGCTGCTCTGAACAAGACCCAACTCATCGCCTACATCGTTGAGCAATCCGGCGTTGAAGCCAAGTCGGTCAAGGCCGTCCTGACCAGCCTGGAAACCTCGGTGCTGGGTTCCGTGGACAAGAAGGGCGCTGGCGAATTCACGCTGCCCGGCCTGTTCAAGGTCGCCGTGCAAAAGGTTCCCGCCAAGGCCAAGCGCTTCGGCAAGGATCCGTTCACGGGCGAAGAGCGCTGGTTCCCCGCCAAGCCGGCTTCGGTCAAGGTGAAGGTTCGCCCGCTCAAGAAGCTGAAGGACGCCGCGCAGTAA
- a CDS encoding D-alanyl-D-alanine carboxypeptidase family protein, giving the protein MLMKKLAASLLVATACISGAMAQSMPAPALSAKAWLLLDETSGQVIASHAATNRIEPASLTKIMTAYVVFEALSKKELSPGQMVTISTRAWKVPAGSSKMFLEPGSKVTVDDLLRGLMIQSGNDAAIALAEAVSGSVEAFVARMNDTAARLGLHATRFASPHGLPDPNTYSTASDLSILATRFIRDYPQLYKTYDSARQFTFNKITQPNRNRLLWLDPSVDGLKTGHTESAGYCIVATARRPNGADQRRLITVVVGTASDKLRTQESRELLEWGFQGFNTIKLYARGQAVATPEVWKGESNSLKAGFARDAYVTVPAGAKVESVWTPQAPLVAPIATQSTVGALRVLVDGKPAMQFPVVALEPVAEAGFAGRAWDSIRLWWRGNEG; this is encoded by the coding sequence ATGTTGATGAAGAAGTTGGCGGCGAGCCTGCTCGTTGCGACCGCGTGTATCTCCGGCGCCATGGCGCAATCGATGCCCGCGCCGGCGCTGTCGGCCAAGGCCTGGCTCTTGCTGGACGAGACCAGCGGGCAGGTCATCGCGTCGCACGCGGCCACGAACCGGATCGAGCCGGCGTCCTTGACCAAGATCATGACGGCCTACGTCGTGTTCGAGGCGCTGAGCAAGAAAGAGCTGTCGCCCGGCCAGATGGTCACGATCTCGACGCGGGCCTGGAAAGTGCCGGCGGGCAGCTCGAAAATGTTCCTGGAGCCTGGCTCGAAAGTGACGGTGGACGATCTGCTGCGCGGCCTGATGATCCAGTCCGGCAATGATGCGGCCATTGCGCTGGCGGAGGCCGTGTCGGGCAGCGTCGAGGCCTTCGTGGCGCGGATGAACGACACCGCCGCCAGACTGGGCCTGCACGCCACGCGTTTCGCCAGCCCGCACGGCCTGCCGGACCCGAACACCTATTCAACCGCGAGCGACCTGTCTATCCTCGCCACGCGCTTCATCCGCGACTATCCGCAGCTCTACAAGACCTACGATTCCGCCAGGCAGTTCACGTTCAACAAGATTACGCAGCCCAACCGCAATCGTCTCTTGTGGCTGGACCCCAGCGTGGACGGACTGAAGACCGGCCATACGGAATCGGCCGGTTATTGCATCGTTGCCACGGCGCGCCGGCCCAACGGCGCGGACCAGCGCCGGTTGATCACGGTGGTGGTGGGCACTGCCTCGGACAAGCTGCGCACGCAGGAAAGCCGGGAGTTGCTGGAGTGGGGCTTCCAGGGGTTCAATACCATCAAGCTGTACGCGCGCGGACAGGCGGTGGCCACGCCCGAAGTCTGGAAGGGTGAGAGCAACAGCCTGAAGGCGGGCTTTGCGCGGGACGCCTATGTGACGGTGCCCGCGGGCGCCAAGGTCGAGTCAGTCTGGACGCCGCAGGCACCCCTGGTCGCGCCGATCGCGACCCAGTCCACGGTGGGCGCGCTGCGCGTGCTGGTGGATGGCAAGCCGGCCATGCAGTTCCCCGTCGTGGCGCTGGAACCGGTGGCCGAGGCGGGATTCGCGGGGCGCGCATGGGACTCCATCCGCTTGTGGTGGCGGGGGAACGAGGGATAA
- a CDS encoding hemerythrin domain-containing protein produces the protein MAVSFPGGPAPAPGPDDPLALLSACHGRIARQCATLARLAAHLPGHGSDATAQTAAASVRRYFDTAAAHHHEDEEEDLFPALIETMAGSDAVCLHALVDGLMADHRRLAGLWQPLRQTLTEIAEGRPAELPQQQVQAFTEAYAAHIRREEEELLPMAARLIPDDALAAIGQAMKARRGGEAG, from the coding sequence ATGGCAGTGAGCTTTCCTGGAGGTCCGGCGCCGGCGCCGGGGCCGGACGATCCGCTGGCCCTGCTGTCGGCCTGTCATGGGCGGATCGCCCGCCAGTGCGCCACCCTGGCGCGGCTGGCTGCGCACCTGCCTGGACACGGCAGCGACGCGACGGCGCAAACGGCCGCCGCGAGCGTGCGCCGATACTTCGACACGGCGGCCGCACACCACCACGAAGACGAGGAAGAGGATCTGTTTCCCGCCCTGATCGAGACCATGGCCGGGTCCGACGCCGTCTGCCTGCATGCGCTGGTCGATGGCTTGATGGCGGATCATCGGCGCCTGGCCGGATTGTGGCAACCATTGCGCCAGACCTTGACCGAGATCGCGGAGGGGCGCCCGGCGGAGCTGCCGCAGCAGCAGGTGCAGGCGTTCACCGAGGCCTATGCCGCCCACATCCGGCGCGAAGAAGAGGAATTGCTGCCGATGGCGGCGCGGTTGATTCCGGATGACGCGCTGGCCGCGATCGGACAGGCCATGAAGGCGCGACGCGGCGGCGAGGCCGGCTGA